A genome region from Dickeya dadantii NCPPB 898 includes the following:
- a CDS encoding alpha/beta hydrolase, translating into MLLYSLCYPLMWLATLVQYNYYRALVKLKRRPSLLLKVRIKPETHYIRLCRALRLADLWLLERCSLHLAARYLLHLFETTRYISYKQMDHDYLADFRQETVCFQHQNVYVFRWVPPPADAPAKNVLLVHGWEGRGIMFRPLCEALKAQGYGVVMPDLLAHGLSDGKRVSNYELASLLIRLGQRYGPFYAVVGHSSGGLVCSLALAQGLAAERLVLLASPDNFGKMIDRFLAGASVSASLAAPMKAIYAQRFGFHPDQVGETLYRMLDCPALICHDWQDVRVHPAVADEIHRAFARSDVFYTRGLGHLGILRSPLVHQRILSFLSDAEVGTERPIPPLIQYSTMPDDADPSRYGPMPTASKRT; encoded by the coding sequence ATGCTGCTGTATAGCCTATGCTACCCCTTGATGTGGCTGGCGACCCTCGTCCAGTACAACTACTACCGCGCGCTGGTGAAGCTCAAGCGCCGCCCGTCGCTGCTGCTTAAAGTGCGGATCAAGCCGGAAACGCATTACATCCGGCTGTGCCGCGCGCTGCGTCTGGCGGATTTGTGGTTGCTGGAGCGTTGTTCCCTGCATCTGGCGGCGCGCTATCTGCTACATCTGTTTGAAACCACACGTTATATCTCTTACAAGCAGATGGACCACGACTATCTGGCCGATTTTCGACAGGAGACGGTCTGTTTTCAGCACCAGAACGTGTATGTGTTTCGCTGGGTGCCGCCGCCCGCGGACGCGCCGGCAAAAAACGTGTTGCTGGTGCATGGCTGGGAGGGCCGCGGCATTATGTTCCGGCCGCTGTGCGAGGCGCTAAAAGCGCAGGGGTACGGCGTGGTGATGCCGGATCTGCTGGCACACGGGCTGTCTGACGGAAAGCGGGTGTCCAACTATGAGTTGGCCAGTCTGCTTATCCGGCTGGGGCAGCGCTACGGCCCGTTCTATGCGGTGGTCGGGCATTCCAGCGGCGGTCTGGTGTGTAGCCTGGCGCTGGCGCAGGGACTGGCGGCGGAGCGGCTGGTGCTGCTGGCCAGCCCCGATAACTTCGGCAAAATGATCGACCGATTTCTGGCCGGCGCGTCGGTGTCGGCGTCGCTGGCGGCGCCCATGAAAGCGATTTATGCACAGCGCTTTGGCTTTCATCCCGATCAGGTCGGCGAAACGCTCTATCGCATGCTCGATTGTCCGGCGCTGATTTGCCATGACTGGCAGGATGTTCGTGTCCATCCGGCGGTGGCGGATGAAATCCACCGGGCGTTTGCCCGTAGCGATGTGTTCTATACCCGCGGGCTGGGCCATCTGGGGATTTTACGCAGCCCCCTGGTACACCAGCGCATTCTGTCGTTTTTATCTGATGCTGAAGTGGGAACTGAAAGGCCGATACCGCCACTTATTCAGTATTCGACAATGCCTGATGACGCGGATCCGTCGCGGTACGGTCCGATGCCGACGGCATCAAAGCGGACATGA